From Cucurbita pepo subsp. pepo cultivar mu-cu-16 unplaced genomic scaffold, ASM280686v2 Cp4.1_scaffold003385, whole genome shotgun sequence, a single genomic window includes:
- the LOC111786911 gene encoding probable E3 ubiquitin-protein ligase XERICO — MGLSSLPAPSEGVFNVLVNTALSFSMFKCFVRLILQVVGILLSPPSLAPPSDSLENSSELGDSNFGSSWNYIETFQNRYPTIKFAKVEDSKCHEHDCPVCLTWFEPESEINRLSCGHLFHTLCLKKWLDYLNITCPLCRTPLMSEEEKLCFW, encoded by the coding sequence ATGGGCCTCTCCAGTCTCCCAGCTCCATCTGAAGGAGTCTTTAATGTTCTTGTAAACACTGCACTATCATTTTCCATGTTCAAATGCTTTGTTCGTTTGATCCTTCAAGTCGTAGGAATCCTTCTCTCACCACCATCCTTGGCTCCACCATCAGATTCCTTGGAAAATTCCTCAGAGTTGGGGGATTCCAATTTTGGTTCTTCTTGGAATTACATCGAGACGTTTCAGAACCGATATCCAACGATTAAGTTTGCTAAAGTAGAGGACTCCAAATGTCATGAACATGACTGCCCTGTTTGCTTAACTTGGTTCGAACCTGAATCGGAGATAAACCGCTTATCTTGTGGCCATCTTTTTCACACATTGTGCTTGAAGAAGTGGCTGGACTACTTGAACATTACATGTCCTCTTTGCAGAACTCCTCTTATGTCCGAAGAAGAGAAATTGTGCTTTTGGTGA